The following proteins are encoded in a genomic region of Cryomorphaceae bacterium 1068:
- the ribD gene encoding bifunctional diaminohydroxyphosphoribosylaminopyrimidine deaminase/5-amino-6-(5-phosphoribosylamino)uracil reductase RibD yields the protein MKSHEHYMRRCLDLAKNGLGRVAPNPMVGSVIVKNDRIIGEGFHQSYGEAHAEVNAIRSVKSADDLKETTIYVSLEPCSHQGKTPPCADLIIKSAIPRVVIAQSDPNPKVAGQGIEKLREAGIEVTTGVLEREAKELNRRFRTFHEKKRPYVILKWAMSADGYMDSARAADKKGIFWISSPETKKLVHKWRAEEGAILIGKRTLEIDDPSLDTRDYYGTDPLRVVLVGDKELNPNRRVLIDGKPTLIIGEERGNIEREFIDFAAPESDDLAESALTALYERNINSVIIEGGAYTLQHFLLTRMWDEARIIQSTRTLNGGLEAPKIPFEHSELYSYGRDNVFLYRNK from the coding sequence GTGAAGAGCCACGAACATTACATGCGACGTTGCCTCGACTTGGCTAAAAACGGTCTTGGACGGGTTGCACCAAATCCGATGGTTGGAAGTGTAATCGTCAAGAACGATAGGATTATCGGAGAGGGATTTCATCAATCTTACGGAGAAGCTCATGCCGAAGTCAACGCGATTCGCTCGGTCAAAAGCGCGGATGACCTCAAAGAAACCACCATATATGTGAGCCTTGAGCCATGCTCTCACCAAGGCAAAACTCCACCTTGTGCTGATCTTATCATCAAATCGGCTATTCCAAGGGTAGTCATTGCTCAGTCAGACCCAAATCCAAAAGTAGCTGGTCAAGGAATTGAAAAATTGCGAGAAGCAGGAATAGAAGTTACGACGGGAGTTTTGGAACGAGAGGCCAAGGAGCTCAACCGAAGGTTCAGAACTTTTCACGAAAAGAAAAGACCTTATGTGATCTTAAAATGGGCCATGTCTGCCGATGGCTATATGGATAGTGCTCGTGCCGCTGATAAAAAAGGAATCTTTTGGATTTCATCTCCTGAAACAAAGAAGTTGGTCCATAAATGGCGCGCAGAAGAAGGAGCTATTCTCATTGGTAAAAGGACTTTGGAAATTGACGACCCCTCACTAGATACTCGGGACTACTACGGAACTGACCCCCTGCGCGTGGTATTGGTCGGAGATAAAGAACTCAACCCCAATCGCAGGGTTTTAATCGATGGTAAGCCAACCTTAATCATTGGAGAAGAAAGAGGCAACATAGAGAGAGAATTCATTGATTTCGCCGCTCCCGAAAGTGACGATCTGGCTGAGTCTGCTCTGACTGCACTTTACGAAAGAAACATCAATAGTGTAATTATCGAAGGAGGCGCATACACCCTGCAACACTTTTTATTGACCAGAATGTGGGACGAAGCGAGAATTATCCAGTCTACACGAACGCTCAATGGCGGACTGGAAGCACCCAAGATTCCTTTTGAACATTCTGAGTTGTATTCGTACGGCAGGGATAACGTCTTTTTGTACCGCAACAAATGA
- the prmC gene encoding peptide chain release factor N(5)-glutamine methyltransferase has product MPTIAALKLRFREELVGAYPGLEIDHFFAMAAYEVLGYSRAQLQINQNETVEDYKVEKMVSILKGLQRNEPIQYLLGFCDFYGLKFKVNSHVLIPRPETEELVRWVLDESGDSIQNILDLGTGSGCIAISLKKAMPHAQVFGVDKSVEALNLAQQNARINDVSMEFFGFDILKQESMGFMNFDIMVSNPPYVTYEDKERMEKNVLDFEPHIALFAPEDDPLIFYRNIVDLAEGHLKKGGKIFFEINESFGPEIRSLLMDRGFTSVEIRKDLNGRFRMAKGIKT; this is encoded by the coding sequence ATGCCAACTATTGCAGCTCTAAAGTTGAGGTTCAGAGAGGAACTTGTCGGTGCTTATCCTGGCTTGGAAATAGACCATTTCTTTGCCATGGCAGCGTATGAGGTTCTTGGGTACTCCCGGGCTCAGCTTCAAATCAATCAGAATGAAACCGTCGAAGACTACAAAGTCGAAAAGATGGTTTCCATTTTAAAAGGACTTCAGCGAAATGAGCCGATTCAATACCTTCTGGGATTCTGTGATTTTTATGGACTGAAGTTTAAAGTAAATTCGCATGTGCTTATCCCCAGGCCTGAAACAGAAGAGTTGGTTCGATGGGTCTTGGATGAATCGGGAGACTCAATTCAAAACATACTAGACCTTGGTACGGGTTCGGGTTGTATAGCCATCAGTCTTAAAAAGGCCATGCCTCATGCTCAGGTATTCGGTGTGGACAAGAGTGTTGAAGCGCTGAATTTGGCTCAACAAAATGCTAGAATCAATGATGTTAGTATGGAGTTTTTTGGCTTTGATATTCTCAAGCAAGAGAGTATGGGGTTTATGAACTTCGATATTATGGTTAGCAATCCACCATACGTTACTTATGAGGACAAGGAAAGGATGGAGAAGAATGTACTGGATTTTGAGCCCCACATCGCGCTCTTCGCTCCGGAAGATGATCCATTGATTTTCTATCGAAATATTGTAGACTTGGCTGAGGGGCATCTCAAGAAAGGAGGAAAAATATTCTTTGAGATCAACGAAAGTTTTGGCCCCGAGATCCGTTCTTTGTTGATGGATCGCGGATTCACTTCCGTAGAAATCCGAAAAGACTTGAATGGCCGCTTTCGAATGGCCAAAGGAATCAAAACTTGA